The Enterobacter oligotrophicus sequence TCCTGCAAACCATTCGTCAGCAACAATCCACCCTGAACGGTAGCTGGGTGGCGCTGCTGCAAACCCGTAATACCCTGAACCGCGCAGGCATCCGCTACATGATGGATCAGAACAATATCGGCAGCGGCGCGACCGTTTCTGATTTGATGCAGATTGCGTCTGCCTCTCTGAAACAGGCGGAAAAAAACTGGGCTGACTACGAGGCTCTGCCACGTGACCCGCGTCAGAGCGAGGCCGCCGCGATGGAGATCAAGCGTAACTACGATATCTATCACGGTGCGCTGGCTGAACTGATCCAGCTGTTGGGTGCAGGCAAAATTAACGACTTCTTCGACCAGCCGACCCAGAGCTACCAGGATGGCTTTGAGAAGCAGTACGTGAACTACCTGCAGCAGAACGACAAGCTGTACGAAACGGCGGTGAAAGACAGCAATAGCTCCTACAGCCAGGCTATCTGGGTGCTGATTAGTGTGCTGGTGGCTGTACTGGTGGTGATCGTTGCCGTCTGGCTGGGCATTAAGCAGGCGCTGATTTCTCCGATGAACCGTCTGATCGACAGTATCCGCCATATCGCCAGCGGCGATCTGGTGAAGCGTATCGATGTGGAAGGCTCTAACGAAATGGGTATGCTGGCCGACTCGCTGCGCCACATGCAGGGCGAGCTGGTGCGTACCGTTGGCGACGTGCGTAACGGTGCAAACGCTATCTACAGCGGTGCGAGCGAGATCTCAATGGGCAATAACGATCTCTCGTCACGTACTGAACAGCAGGCCGCTTCCCTGGAAGAGACCGCGGCCAGCATGGAACAACTGACTGCCACCGTGAAACAGAACGCCGAGAACGCCCGTCAGGCGAGTAACCTGGCGCTGAGCGCATCTGAAACCGCGCAGAAAGGCGGTAAAGTGGTAGATAACGTGGTGCAAACCATGCGTGATATCGCGGGCAGTTCCCAGAAAATCGCAGACATTATTAGCGTGATCGACGGCATTGCTTTCCAGACCAACATTCTTGCTCTTAACGCCGCGGTTGAAGCCGCTCGTGCAGGTGAGCAGGGACGTGGTTTTGCGGTGGTTGCCGGTGAGGTGCGTAACCTGGCGCAGCGTAGCGCTCAGGCGGCCCGTGAAATTAAGAGCCTGATTGAAGATTCTGTCGGGCGGGTTGAGCTTGGCTCTACGCTGGTTGAAAGCGCTGGTGAGACGATGGGCGAAATCGTTAATGCGGTTACCCGCGTGACCGACATCATGGGCGAAATTGCCTCTGCCTCTGACGAGCAGAGCCGCGGTATTGACCAGGTCGGCCTGGCGGTGGCTGAGATGGATCGCGTGACTCAGCAGAACGCCTCGCTGGTGGAAGAGTCTGCTGCTGCGGCGGCAGCGCTGGAAGAGCAGGCGAGCCGTCTGACGCAGGCGGTCGCGGTGTTCCGCATTCAACAGGAGCAGATGAAAGCGCGTGAGCTTGCCTCCGCGAAAACCGTTGCTGCTCCGGTAATGGCGCGTAAAACTGCGACGGCCGATGCGGGTGATAACTGGGAAACGTTCTAACACCGTGCGTTGCGCCGGGTGACGGTTTTGCCTGACCCGGCGCGTGCAGTTTTTGTAGGCCCGGTAAGCGGCGATATTACAGAGGCAGGCGCATGGCGCAGCGGGATTCATACGCTAAACCGTGCGCCGTTTCTTCCTCTCGTTTCTGGTGCAGTTCAGGCGTTAGCACCGCGATCATTTCAAACCCCAGCCGCGCATAAAAGGGCGCATTCCACGGCACGTCGCGAAATGTCGTCAACGTCAGCGAAGTTAGCCCCAACGTGCGGGCCGTGTCTGCGACACACGAGATGAGCTGCCGGCCTGCGCCCTTTCCCTGCCAGTCCAGATGAACCGAGAGTTCCACAATAAACAGCGATGAGGGATGCACCTCTGCAAGAATAAAACCAACCGGTTTTTCCTCCGCCAGTGCCAGCCAGCTCATTCCCTTTTCAGCGTAGCGCCGGTGTTCCCCGACGGAGATGACGGGGCTGTCAGCAAGCCACGCCAGGGCTGGCCATTCACTAAAGCGCTGACCAGCAGCGCGTTCAATGGCGGGCAGAGCGGCGATGTCTTTATCGGTTGTCAGACGAAAGTTCAGCATAGCGAACCGTTAGCCTGCGCGACTTACTATTTTGATTTCCACCATTCCGATGCCCAGCTTGCGCGGGGAGTGGCCGAGGATGTTGCCTTCATTCGTGGATTGCGGATCGGGCGGCACAATCACCACGGTATTGCTGCGCGACGGGTTATCGAAATGCAGCGTGGTAGTGGTGATGTCGTTGCCGAGCGTCAGCATCTGTTCGGTATCGCCAACCCGTACCGGCACAGGGCGGTTAGCATTCGGGCCAAACGCTTTGGCGGTGATCACCAGATCGAATTTTTCCGGCAGCGGATGGGTGTATTCAATTTTCACCTCATCACCCAGTTGCGCGTTGGACCAGCGTCCCCAGGATTCAGGGCGGGAGATACCGCTGAACTGTTTAACCTCTTCCGGGGCTCCGGCTACGTTAAAGATAAAGCTGTCCGCCTTGTAACGAATGTCGTTGTCGACGATTTTCAGCATATCGACGTTACGCTGATAGCGCGCCGTATCGATAACCGTATCGTTAAACGCCGTTTTACCCTTCCAGTGTGGTTTATCAACGTGCTGAACAGTTTGCTGCCCGCCCAGTTGCCCCTGAGAGACACACCAGTCGGTAGAAAGCGACAGCGGTTGAGACCAGAGCTGGCCCATTTTGTAGCAGCGGTCGATCCAGACGAAATTATCGCGTGGGGCGAAATCGGCCAGCTGGAATCGCAGCGGCGCGGAATATTCGCTTTCCGGCAGCGGTTCGACGCGGTTATCCGAAACGCGCAGCAGCAGCGGCAGGCGGAAATGACTGCCGGAGAAGGCAATCATATTTTTATCCTGGTCGATGGTGAATTCCTTCATCTCTTTCGGGAAGTTCCACAGGCGAATGATATCTGGCTTCCACGCGAGGATTTTCTCCTTCATGTTGAGGAAAACTTCCGACAGCGACTGCCCGGACAGCGTACTGCGGCCAAGTCCGATAAAGTTATCCCCGCCCAGAATATCCAGCACGGTTGCGCCGTTATCCATCGAATTGCGTTTTGTGGCAATCACTTCCTGCTGGGGCCGATCGCCGCGCAGCACGAAGAACAGGTTGCTGCGATCCTGTTTGTTCAGTTCATCCCACGCGGTATTTTTCATCGCCAGATGGTCAGACGAGACGACGATCACCGTGTTTTTAAAGTACGGCGAGGCTTTGATTTTCTCGATTAACGCGGCGATATGCTCCTGGCTGCAGGTGACAGCGCTGAAGGATTTGTTGTTTTTGCCATTAATATCATAGCTTTTGCGTTTACAGGTGCGTGACACAAAGCCATCAGGGTGGTGGGTGTCTACGGTCAGGGCAAAGAGGGAAAAACGCTTGCCGGAGCGGGACAGTTCTTCAAATTTTTTCCAGGTTTCATCAAGAACGGTATCGTCGTAGAAACCCCAGTCGTTGCGATAGGACGGGTCTGCCACCGTGGTTTTTAACTCTTCCGAGCCGTAAAGATGCTCAAAACCGTGCGATTTCAGGAACACGTCTTTCCCGGCGAAACGCAGGTTAGCGCCCTGCATAAAGTAGTTTTCGTAGCCGGAATTTTTCAGGATATCGCCAAGGCAGATATTCTGCGGGAAGAAGCTCGACATAGACGCCGATGCGTTGCCTTCAAACGGGGCGAACAGCGGGATACCGCACTGGGATGCAACCATCCCAGCGATGGTGTAATCGGTGCCGGGGAGTTGCATGGTGTGGCTGAAGTCGATGCCTTCGTTTTTTAACGCGCCAAGTTCCGGGGTCAGATTCGGGAAGGCATCGTTATCAAAATAGGTCCGTTCCAGGCTTTCGCCGTAGATGTAGACCAGATTGAGCTTCGGGTTGTCGATCTTCTTCGAAGGCTCTTTATAGTACGCAACGAAATCCGGGTCGCCATCGCGCGACTGAGATTTCACCAGTTCGGTGATCTGGTGGAACGCCGGGCTGGCATCCACCGAGGCCAGCGCAAGGAAAAGCGCCAACAGACTGTAGCCCATATGGTGTGGATGGTGGCGGCGACGGCGCAGTATCCAGGCCAGTGCGCCAAAGATGGTCACCAGTGCAACGACCACACCCAAACCAGGAAGTATGTACTTACTAACTCCCGCGCCGGTCAGACTGTTGGTGAGGGTATAGAGTACGGCATCGTTAATACCGTCACCGGTAAAGTAATCGCTGGCGTATAAGGTAATGTTCAAAATAACAAAAATGCCGAGCACCGCCAGGGTAGCAATAAACCACCAGGTGTTACGGCCAGCTTTCCAGGCGTAGATGCCGACGGAAGCCAGAAAAAGGATAAGGGACATTAACTCTGACAACTGCATATCCTCATGATGCCAGTTACTTCGCTGGCTAAGTGATTATTTTTTGGGTAATACAATGTAATTGCGATGACGTTTAGCTGCAATTTTAGTGTCACGAAAATGTGCTGTTGTTAGGATTTGGTTTATAAAAAAGTTTTTTTGACGCTGGTCGCATC is a genomic window containing:
- the tsr gene encoding methyl-accepting chemotaxis protein → MLNRIKIVTSLLLVLAIFGLLQLTSGGLFFNALKHDKENFTVLQTIRQQQSTLNGSWVALLQTRNTLNRAGIRYMMDQNNIGSGATVSDLMQIASASLKQAEKNWADYEALPRDPRQSEAAAMEIKRNYDIYHGALAELIQLLGAGKINDFFDQPTQSYQDGFEKQYVNYLQQNDKLYETAVKDSNSSYSQAIWVLISVLVAVLVVIVAVWLGIKQALISPMNRLIDSIRHIASGDLVKRIDVEGSNEMGMLADSLRHMQGELVRTVGDVRNGANAIYSGASEISMGNNDLSSRTEQQAASLEETAASMEQLTATVKQNAENARQASNLALSASETAQKGGKVVDNVVQTMRDIAGSSQKIADIISVIDGIAFQTNILALNAAVEAARAGEQGRGFAVVAGEVRNLAQRSAQAAREIKSLIEDSVGRVELGSTLVESAGETMGEIVNAVTRVTDIMGEIASASDEQSRGIDQVGLAVAEMDRVTQQNASLVEESAAAAAALEEQASRLTQAVAVFRIQQEQMKARELASAKTVAAPVMARKTATADAGDNWETF
- a CDS encoding GNAT family N-acetyltransferase, which encodes MLNFRLTTDKDIAALPAIERAAGQRFSEWPALAWLADSPVISVGEHRRYAEKGMSWLALAEEKPVGFILAEVHPSSLFIVELSVHLDWQGKGAGRQLISCVADTARTLGLTSLTLTTFRDVPWNAPFYARLGFEMIAVLTPELHQKREEETAHGLAYESRCAMRLPL
- the opgB gene encoding phosphatidylglycerol--membrane-oligosaccharide glycerophosphotransferase → MSELMSLILFLASVGIYAWKAGRNTWWFIATLAVLGIFVILNITLYASDYFTGDGINDAVLYTLTNSLTGAGVSKYILPGLGVVVALVTIFGALAWILRRRRHHPHHMGYSLLALFLALASVDASPAFHQITELVKSQSRDGDPDFVAYYKEPSKKIDNPKLNLVYIYGESLERTYFDNDAFPNLTPELGALKNEGIDFSHTMQLPGTDYTIAGMVASQCGIPLFAPFEGNASASMSSFFPQNICLGDILKNSGYENYFMQGANLRFAGKDVFLKSHGFEHLYGSEELKTTVADPSYRNDWGFYDDTVLDETWKKFEELSRSGKRFSLFALTVDTHHPDGFVSRTCKRKSYDINGKNNKSFSAVTCSQEHIAALIEKIKASPYFKNTVIVVSSDHLAMKNTAWDELNKQDRSNLFFVLRGDRPQQEVIATKRNSMDNGATVLDILGGDNFIGLGRSTLSGQSLSEVFLNMKEKILAWKPDIIRLWNFPKEMKEFTIDQDKNMIAFSGSHFRLPLLLRVSDNRVEPLPESEYSAPLRFQLADFAPRDNFVWIDRCYKMGQLWSQPLSLSTDWCVSQGQLGGQQTVQHVDKPHWKGKTAFNDTVIDTARYQRNVDMLKIVDNDIRYKADSFIFNVAGAPEEVKQFSGISRPESWGRWSNAQLGDEVKIEYTHPLPEKFDLVITAKAFGPNANRPVPVRVGDTEQMLTLGNDITTTTLHFDNPSRSNTVVIVPPDPQSTNEGNILGHSPRKLGIGMVEIKIVSRAG